In Zonotrichia leucophrys gambelii isolate GWCS_2022_RI chromosome 12, RI_Zleu_2.0, whole genome shotgun sequence, a single genomic region encodes these proteins:
- the BARX1 gene encoding homeobox protein BarH-like 1 yields MQHPLELGAARYFPAEAFPDHRSHRYRSFMIEEILTDPPDAKGAAPAGELLKFGVQALLSARPYHNHLAVLKAEPAAVFKFPLAPLGCSGLGSALLAAGSGLQGGSASPHLPLELHLRGKLEPGPPEPGKAKKGRRSRTVFTELQLMGLEKRFEKQKYLSTPDRIDLAESLGLSQLQVKTWYQNRRMKWKKIVLQGGGLESPTKPKGRPKKNSIPSSEQLSEQERARDAEKPPESLGSPAEVSQEE; encoded by the exons ATGCAGCACCCGCTGGAATTGGGCGCCGCGCGCTACTTCCCGGCCGAAGCCTTCCCCGACCACCGCTCGCACCGCTACCGCAGCTTCATGATCGAGGAGATCCTCACGGACCCCCCGGACGCCAAGGGCGCCGCGCCGGCCGGCGAGCTGCTCAAGTTCGGGGTGCAGGCGCTGCTCTCCGCCCGGCCCTACCACAACCACCTCG CGGTGCTGAAGGCGGAGCCGGCCGCCGTGTTCAAGTTCCCGCTGGCTCCCCTGggctgctcggggctgggcTCGGCGCTGCTGGCCGCCGGCTCGGGGCTGCAGGGCGGCTCCGCCTCGCCGCATCTCCCGCTGGAGCTGCACCTCCGCGGGAAGCTGGAGCCGGGCCCGCCGGAGCCGGGCAAGGCCAAGAAGGGCCGCCGCAGCCGCACCGTGTTCACCGAGCTGCAGCTCATGGGGCTGGAGAAGCGCTTCGAGAAGCAGAAATACCTCTCCACGCCCGACAG AATAGACCTGGCCGAATCGCTGGGGCTCAGTCAGCTCCAGGTGAAAACCTGGTACCAGAACAGGCGcatgaaatggaagaaaata GTGCTGCAGGGGGGCGGCCTGGAGTCCCCCACCAAGCCCAAGGGCCGCCCGAAGAAGAACTCGATCCCCAGCAGCGAGCAGCTCTCGGAGCAGGAGCGCGCCCGCGACGCCGAGAAGCCGCCCGAGAGCCTGGGCTCGCCGGCCGAGGTCAGCCAGGAGGAGTGA